From the Solanum stenotomum isolate F172 chromosome 4, ASM1918654v1, whole genome shotgun sequence genome, one window contains:
- the LOC125862276 gene encoding protein ANTHESIS POMOTING FACTOR 1: MMALSELTDDIVGSMAVGATFSDFGGQINSLDFHRTEDLLITASEDDSIRLFDIANGKLLKTTYHKKHGADRICFTHHPHSVICSSIHNLDVHGESLRYLSMYDNRCLRYFKGHKERVVSLCMSPVNDSFLSGSLDHSVRIWDLRVNACQGILRLRGRPAVAYDQQGLVFAVAMEGGAIKLFDSRHFDKGPFETFLVGGDTAEVCDIKFSNDGKSMLLTTTSNSIYVLDAYAGEKRCGFNLDPSPIAMEATFTPDGQYVFSGSGDGSLHAWHIDTQKKICSWDSHIGVASCLKWAPRRVMFVAASSVLTFWIPDHRGPGEAAGVQVEEQVTLTQ; this comes from the exons ATGATGGCACTGTCGGAGCTCACCGATGACATTGTTGGGAGCATGGCCGTTGGAGCCACTTTCTCAGATTTT ggtgGGCAGATAAACTCACTTGATTTTCATCGGACAGAAGATTTGCTGATAACCGCTAGTGAGGATGACTCAATTCGACTTTTTGACATTGCCAATGGAAA GTTGCTGAAGACTACATATCATAAGAAGCATGGAGCTGATCGAATATGCTTTACCCACCACCCTCATTCTGTTATATGCTCTTCAATACACAACTTGGATGTGCATGGAG AGTCTTTGCGGTACCTATCCATGTACGATAATCGATGTCTTCGTTACTTTAAGGGACATAAAGAGAG GGTTGTGTCACTGTGCATGTCTCCGGTTAATGACAGCTTTTTGTCTGGATCTCTTGACCATAGTGTGAGAATATGGGATCTTCGCGTAAATGCATGCCAG GGGATTTTGCGTCTAAGAGGTAGGCCTGCAGTTGCTTATGACCAACAAGGCCTCGTCTTTGCAGTGGCAATGGAAGGGGGTGCCATCAAATTGTTTGATTCAAGACATTTTGACAAG GGTCCCTTTGAAACCTTCCTAGTGGGTGGAGATACAGCTGAGGTTTGTGACATAAAATTCAGCAATGATGGAAAATCAATGCTTTTAACAACTACTAGTAATAGCATCTATGTGCTTGACGCCTATGCAGGAGAGAAG CGGTGTGGGTTTAATCTGGATCCTTCCCCGATAGCAATGGAGGCAACCTTTACACCAGACGGCCAGTATGTTTTTTCAG GTTCAGGAGATGGAAGCTTGCATGCGTGGCACATCGACACGCAAAAAAAG ATTTGTAGCTGGGATAGCCACATAGGTGTGGCATCGTGCTTGAAATGGGCGCCAAGAAGAGTCATGTTTGTTGCTGCATCATCAGTTCTTACCTTTTGGATTCCTGATCATAGAGGTCCTGGTGAAGCCGCTGGAGTCCAAGTAGAAGAACAAGTTACTCTTACTCAATGA